The following coding sequences are from one Triticum aestivum cultivar Chinese Spring chromosome 5A, IWGSC CS RefSeq v2.1, whole genome shotgun sequence window:
- the LOC123104953 gene encoding BTB/POZ domain-containing protein At5g66560, giving the protein MSSSSAARHGPSRAGEAWFCTTGLPSDVVFEVQDMSFHLHKFPLMSKSRKISRMLAEQDEQRRPRRGSSGGNAEEHAAAETEIEEAEEEEEEEEEDDGDEQQPQQVRMDDGKSYRITFPDFPGGPGTFETATKFCYGVRVELTPWNVAPLRCAAEYLEMTEEHFEDNLAARAEAYLSQSVLRHPGEATKALKSCEDLLPHAEDLGIVARCVDAIAARSSATSRSWFGDLTVLGLHMYKRVMAAMAAREDVRTDALEGCLVSYAKATLPGLSRSMRWRRASAPVSSEVEQRDLLEAVVASLPTDKGSGSVVTAKFLFALLRTAHILRASDAARAAIERKAATQLEQATVEDVLIPSYSGAAETLYDVDCVERVVRHFLAEEEVGEDEASSSAAITEEEAAARTTASRPSAVAMVQVGKLVDNYLAEVASDANLKPAKFCELALAMPDHARIYDDGVYRAVDIYLKAHPRLTAEERDRVCGVVDCRKLTVEACTHAAQNERLPLRAVLQVLFFEQLQLRRAISGTLLASTASPRARHPNPQPQRPAAVALRHAAGPSEAWRTTTVQESQTLRVDMDGMRTRVQGLERECSSMRRAIKKIDGRSGAASPGSASPDAAAPAGWRSRYRCKFSTQVCDSQARDAVVSRASRMGMSP; this is encoded by the exons ATGTCGTCTTCGTCCGCGGCGCGGCACGGCCCGTCGAGGGCCGGCGAGGCGTG GTTCTGCACCACCGGGCTGCCCAGCGACGTCGTCTTCGAGGTGCAGGACATGAGCTTCCACCTCCACAAG TTCCCGCTCATGTCCAAGAGCCGCAAGATCAGCCGCATGCTTGCCGAGCAGGACGAGCAGCGGCGGCCGCGGCGTGGGAGCTCCGGAGGCAATGCCGAGGAGCATGCTGCGGCGGAAACAGAGattgaggaagcagaggaggaggaggaggaggaggaggaggatgacggggacgagcagcagccgcagcaggtTAGGATGGATGACGGCAAGTCGTACCGCATCACCTTCCCGGACTTCCCCGGCGGGCCAGGCACCTTCGAGACCGCGACCAAGTTCTGCTACGGCGTCCGCGTCGAGCTCACGCCCTGGAACGTCGCGCCGCTGCGGTGCGCGGCGGAGTACCTGGAGATGACGGAGGAGCACTTCGAGGACAACCTGGCCGCGCGCGCCGAGGCCTACCTCTCGCAGTCCGTGCTCCGCCACCCCGGCGAGGCCACCAAGGCGCTCAAGTCCTGCGAGGACCTGCTGCCGCACGCCGAGGACCTCGGCATTGTTGCCCGCTGCGTGGACGCCATCGCCGCGCGCTCCTCGGCGACGTCGCGCTCCTGGTTCGGCGACCTGACCGTGCTCGGCCTACACATGTACAAGCGGGTGATGGCGGCCATGGCCGCGCGCGAGGACGTGAGGACGGATGCTTTGGAGGGCTGCCTCGTGTCCTACGCCAAGGCCACCCTCCCGGGGCTGTCGAGGTCCATGAGGTGGCGCCGCGCGTCCGCGCCGGTGTCGTCGGAGGTGGAGCAGAGAGACCTCCTGGAGGCGGTGGTCGCGAGCCTCCCCACGGACAAGGGCTCCGGGAGCGTGGTGACCGCGAAGTTCCTGTTCGCGCTGCTGCGGACGGCGCACATCCTGCGCGCTTCGGACGCGGCGCGCGCGGCAATCGAGCGGAAGGCCGCGACGCAGCTGGAACAGGCAACGGTGGAGGATGTGCTCATCCCGAGCTACTCCGGCGCCGCGGAGACGCTCTACGACGTGGACTGCGTCGAACGGGTGGTCAGGCACTTCCTAGCCGAGGAGGAGGTCGGCGAGGACGAGGCGTCGTCGTCAGCTGCAATCACCGAGGAGGAAGCGGCGGCGAGGACGACGGCCTCGCGTCCGTCGGCCGTGGCAATGGTGCAGGTGGGCAAGCTGGTGGACAACTACCTCGCAGAGGTCGCGTCCGACGCCAACCTGAAGCCAGCCAAATTCTGCGAGCTCGCGCTGGCAATGCCGGACCACGCCCGCATCTACGACGATGGCGTCTACCGCGCCGTCGACATCTACCTCAAG GCGCATCCGCGGCTGACGGCGGAGGAGCGGGACAGGGTGTGCGGCGTGGTGGACTGCAGGAAGCTGACGGTGGAGGCGTGCACGCACGCCGCGCAGAACGAGCGGCTCCCGCTGCGCGCGGTGCTGCAGGTGCTCTTCTTCGAGCAGCTGCAGCTCCGGCGCGCCATCTCGGGCACGCTGCTGGCGTCCACGGCTTCCCCGCGAGCGCGGCATCCGAATCCTCAGCCGCAGcggccggcggcggtggcgctgCGTCACGCCGCTGGCCCGAGCGAGGCGTGGCGGACgacgacggtgcaggagagccAGACGCTGCGGGTGGACATGGACGGCATGAGGACCCGCGTGCAGGGGCTGGAGAGGGAGTGCTCCAGCATGCGGAGGGCGATCAAGAAGATCGACGGCCGCAGCGGCGCCGCGTCGCCCGGCAGCGCCAGCCCGGACGCCGCCGCCCCGGCGGGCTGGCGGTCGCGGTACCGGTGCAAGTTCAGCACGCAGGTGTGCGACTCGCAGGCGCGCGACGCGGTCGTGTCCAGGGCGTCCAGGATGGGGATGAGCCCATGA